The genomic DNA ACGCATAAAACAAAACATACCAAGCCTATCACAAAAGCCGCGATAGCTATATTTATCTCTTCAAAACTAAAAGTAATTCCTACGGCAAGCGCATCTAAACTAGTCGCAAAAGCTCCTAACATAAGCATTCTTAAACTTAAATTTAAACTACAATGTACGCTAATCTGTCGACTCTCTTTTATCATTTTTATACCTAAAAATAGCAAAATAGCAAAAGCTACGTAATGATCTATATAAGATATAAACCCAACAAATGCGAGACCCAAAAAATAACCGATAACCGGCATAAAAGCTTGAAATATTCCAAACAAAAAAGACATTTTAAAAATTTGCAAAGCTTTTATGTTCATACACCTTGCGCCGTTTGCCATACTTATAGCCACACTGTCCATTGCTAAAGCGATAGATAAAAAAATCAGCTCCATTATTATCCTTATTTTAAAAAGAGTGTAATTATATCTTAATTTACATTATGCT from Campylobacter fetus subsp. fetus includes the following:
- a CDS encoding manganese efflux pump MntP family protein, encoding MELIFLSIALAMDSVAISMANGARCMNIKALQIFKMSFLFGIFQAFMPVIGYFLGLAFVGFISYIDHYVAFAILLFLGIKMIKESRQISVHCSLNLSLRMLMLGAFATSLDALAVGITFSFEEINIAIAAFVIGLVCFVLCVIASYMGRVLGEMLESKALVLGGVILILIGCKIIITHLIN